One genomic region from Chthonomonas calidirosea T49 encodes:
- a CDS encoding FG-GAP-like repeat-containing protein has product MSFFQPRVVRWRHLSSRNGDLPTPPGSNQQTGCLVADFDRDGYKDFIITCRGKAPAIAWYRRVMQGWAIYVIEDEAIPIEAGCACYDIDGDGDLDIVAGNDYQGGALYWWENPWPHYAPGTPWKRHVIKPDGAHQHHDQLFGDFDGDGQAEWFFGTKEPKSSTMPLSHPIPMLSRGPTMTFGRARERG; this is encoded by the coding sequence ATGTCGTTTTTCCAACCTCGTGTCGTGAGATGGAGACATCTTTCGAGCCGTAATGGGGATCTACCTACCCCTCCAGGCTCGAATCAACAGACCGGATGCCTCGTGGCCGATTTCGATCGCGATGGGTATAAGGATTTTATCATCACTTGCAGGGGCAAGGCACCTGCCATCGCGTGGTATCGCCGGGTGATGCAGGGTTGGGCGATCTACGTGATCGAAGATGAGGCCATCCCCATTGAGGCGGGCTGTGCCTGCTACGACATTGATGGGGATGGCGATCTCGATATCGTGGCCGGTAACGATTATCAAGGCGGTGCGCTCTACTGGTGGGAGAATCCATGGCCCCACTATGCGCCGGGCACTCCGTGGAAACGCCACGTTATTAAGCCGGACGGCGCCCACCAACATCACGATCAGCTCTTTGGCGATTTCGATGGCGATGGGCAAGCCGAGTGGTTTTTTGGAACCAAGGAGCCGAAAAGCTCTACTATGCCCCTATCCCATCCGATCCCTATGTTGAGCCGTGGCCCTACTATGACATTTGGTCGGGCGCGGGAGAGGGGCTAG